Proteins encoded in a region of the Saccharothrix ecbatanensis genome:
- the tkt gene encoding transketolase gives MSVTDDIARLTEARLPEDWTDLDKRAVDTARVLAADAVQKVGNGHPGTAMSLAPLAYTLFQRVMRHDPADADWIGRDRFVLSAGHSSLTLYVQLYLNGYGLELDDLKALRTWGSKTPGHPEVGHTRGVETTTGPLGQGLANAVGMAMAARRERGLFDPDAPVGASPFDHHIFVIASDGDIEEGVTSEASSLAGTQKLGNLTVVYDDNKISIEDDTTIALSEDTAKRYESYGWHVQVVEGGENVAGLLEALENAKAETERPSFILLRTIIGFPAPNKQNTGAAHGAALGADEVAEVKRILGFDPELTFEVSDEVLEHTRSVVKRGEAAKSEWQKSFDAWAQANPERKALLDRLVARKLPEGWADALPSWDADAKGVPTRKASGQVLAALGPVLPELWGGSADLAESNLTTIKGADSFGPEEISTKMWSANPYGRTLHFGVREHAMGSILNGIALHGPTRPYGGTFLVFSDYMRPAVRLAAIMQAAVTYVWTHDSIGLGEDGPTHQPIEHLAALRAIPGLTVLRPGDANETAAAWKATLEQTGPVGLALTRQNIPVLEGTKEKAAEGVARGGYVLEGEGQPEVVLIATGSELQMAVEARKVLEAEGVATRVVSMPSIEWFDAQDEAYRDGVLPPTVKARVVVEAGIAQPWHRFAGDSGEIVSIEHFGASADYQTLFREFGFTTENVVAAARRSLARTK, from the coding sequence GTGTCCGTCACCGATGACATCGCCCGGTTGACCGAAGCCCGCCTGCCCGAAGACTGGACCGACCTGGACAAGCGCGCGGTCGACACCGCCCGCGTCCTGGCCGCGGACGCCGTGCAGAAGGTTGGCAACGGCCATCCCGGGACCGCCATGAGCCTGGCGCCGCTCGCCTACACGCTGTTCCAGCGTGTGATGCGGCACGACCCCGCCGACGCCGACTGGATCGGCCGCGACCGGTTCGTGCTCAGCGCCGGCCACTCGAGCCTGACGCTCTACGTGCAGCTCTACCTCAACGGCTACGGCCTCGAACTCGACGACCTCAAGGCCTTGCGCACGTGGGGTTCGAAGACGCCGGGCCACCCCGAGGTCGGCCACACGCGGGGCGTCGAGACCACGACCGGCCCGCTGGGCCAGGGCCTGGCGAACGCGGTCGGCATGGCCATGGCCGCCCGCCGCGAGCGCGGCCTGTTCGACCCGGACGCCCCGGTCGGCGCGAGCCCGTTCGACCACCACATCTTCGTGATCGCCTCCGACGGCGACATCGAGGAGGGGGTGACGTCCGAGGCGTCGTCCCTGGCGGGCACCCAGAAGCTGGGCAACCTCACCGTCGTCTACGACGACAACAAGATCTCCATCGAGGACGACACCACGATCGCGCTGTCCGAGGACACCGCGAAGCGGTACGAGTCCTACGGCTGGCACGTGCAAGTCGTCGAGGGCGGCGAGAACGTCGCGGGCCTCCTCGAGGCGCTGGAGAACGCCAAGGCGGAGACCGAGCGCCCGTCGTTCATCCTGCTGCGCACGATCATCGGCTTCCCCGCGCCGAACAAGCAGAACACCGGCGCGGCGCACGGCGCGGCCCTGGGCGCGGACGAGGTCGCCGAGGTCAAGCGCATCCTGGGCTTCGACCCGGAGCTGACGTTCGAGGTCTCCGACGAGGTGCTGGAGCACACCCGCTCGGTGGTCAAGCGCGGCGAGGCGGCCAAGTCCGAGTGGCAGAAGTCGTTCGACGCGTGGGCGCAGGCCAACCCGGAGCGCAAGGCGCTGCTGGACCGCCTGGTCGCGCGCAAGCTGCCGGAGGGCTGGGCGGACGCGCTGCCGTCGTGGGATGCCGACGCCAAGGGCGTGCCGACCCGCAAGGCGTCCGGTCAGGTGCTGGCCGCGCTCGGCCCGGTGCTGCCGGAGCTGTGGGGCGGCTCGGCCGACCTCGCCGAGTCCAACCTGACCACGATCAAGGGCGCTGACTCCTTCGGCCCGGAGGAGATCTCCACGAAGATGTGGTCGGCCAACCCGTACGGCCGCACGCTGCACTTCGGCGTCCGCGAGCACGCGATGGGCTCGATCCTCAACGGCATCGCGCTGCACGGCCCGACCCGCCCGTATGGCGGCACGTTCCTGGTGTTCAGCGACTACATGCGCCCGGCGGTCCGGCTGGCCGCGATCATGCAGGCCGCGGTCACCTACGTCTGGACGCACGACTCCATCGGCCTGGGCGAGGACGGTCCGACGCACCAGCCGATCGAGCACCTCGCGGCGTTGCGCGCCATCCCGGGCCTCACGGTGCTGCGCCCCGGTGACGCGAACGAGACCGCCGCCGCGTGGAAGGCGACCCTGGAGCAGACCGGCCCGGTGGGCCTGGCGCTGACCCGCCAGAACATCCCGGTGCTCGAGGGCACGAAGGAGAAGGCGGCCGAGGGCGTGGCCCGCGGCGGCTACGTGCTCGAAGGCGAGGGTCAGCCCGAGGTGGTGCTGATCGCGACCGGCTCGGAGCTCCAGATGGCGGTCGAGGCCCGGAAGGTCCTGGAGGCCGAGGGCGTCGCCACCCGGGTGGTGTCCATGCCGAGCATCGAGTGGTTCGACGCCCAGGACGAGGCGTACCGCGACGGTGTGCTGCCGCCGACCGTGAAGGCGCGCGTGGTGGTCGAGGCGGGCATCGCCCAGCCGTGGCACCGGTTCGCGGGCGACTCGGGCGAGATCGTGTCCATCGAGCACTTCGGCGCCTCGGCGGACTACCAGACGCTGTTCCGCGAGTTCGGCTTCACGACGGAGAACGTCGTCGCGGCGGCCCGCCGGTCGCTGGCCAGGACCAAGTAG
- the pgl gene encoding 6-phosphogluconolactonase has protein sequence MSRPEVVVHRDGDLLAAATAARLVTSLVDAQTARGSASLVLTGGRTGIAVLENLRDTPARDAVDWTRVDLYWGDERFLPSGHPDRNETQARAALLDHVPVPVSRVHVMEPSDGRFGDDPDAAADAYAEVLAAAVRPDDHGSVPSFDVCLLGVGEEGHVASIFPDSPAVREGGRSVVGVRDCPKPPPTRVSLTLPAIRAAREVWLMTTGTAKADAVALALTGTAETDLPAAGALGRHRTLWLLDPTAAAKAPSVA, from the coding sequence GTGAGCCGTCCCGAGGTGGTGGTGCACCGTGACGGCGACCTGCTGGCCGCCGCCACGGCCGCCCGCCTGGTGACCAGCCTGGTCGACGCGCAGACCGCGCGCGGCTCGGCGTCGCTGGTGCTGACCGGTGGGCGGACCGGTATCGCGGTGCTCGAGAACCTGCGCGACACACCGGCCCGGGACGCCGTGGACTGGACCCGCGTCGACCTGTACTGGGGCGACGAGCGGTTCCTGCCCTCCGGGCACCCGGACCGCAACGAGACCCAGGCGCGGGCGGCGTTGCTGGACCACGTGCCGGTGCCGGTGTCGCGGGTGCACGTGATGGAGCCGTCGGACGGCCGGTTCGGCGACGACCCGGACGCCGCCGCCGACGCGTACGCCGAGGTCCTGGCCGCCGCTGTGCGCCCGGACGACCACGGCTCCGTGCCGTCGTTCGACGTGTGCCTGCTCGGTGTCGGGGAGGAGGGCCACGTGGCCTCGATCTTCCCGGACAGCCCCGCCGTGCGTGAGGGCGGGCGCAGCGTCGTCGGGGTGCGCGACTGCCCCAAGCCGCCGCCGACCCGCGTCAGCCTCACCCTCCCCGCGATCCGTGCGGCGCGTGAGGTGTGGCTGATGACGACGGGCACGGCCAAGGCGGACGCCGTCGCCCTGGCCCTGACCGGCACGGCCGAGACCGACCTCCCGGCCGCAGGCGCCCTGGGCCGTCACCGCACCCTGTGGCTGCTCGACCCGACCGCCGCCGCGAAGGCTCCGTCCGTGGCGTGA
- a CDS encoding glucose-6-phosphate isomerase, with translation MTEVISVEIVRTPNQDQVDTVIGDLVRDSAPSKLTAGDATLWGPEAEPEASIRLAWTTLHETSRPLVAEITALRDELLADGVDRVVLAGMGGSSLAPEVITGTAGVPLVVLDTTDPGQVAEALAGDLQRTVLVVSSKSGGTVETDSHRRIFEAAFEAAGIDPSSRIVVVTDPGSPLEAASAEAGYRRVFLADPHVGGRYSALTAFGLVPSGLAGADVGKLLDEAASAAPLVSADSPDNPAVVLAATFAVAHAHGAEKIVFADTGSGIAGLGDWAEQLIAESTGKNGTGLLPVVVEGPGAAGFVDARTDATTVAIGPATGSSSIAVEGSLGAHFLLWEYATALVSRVLEINPFDQPDVEAAKKASRSLLDASAASPVDPAFVDGPIEVYPSKGWLPADVKTVAEALQALVAAAPQHGYLSVQAYLDRIDDASFALVRPELAQRSHLQTTFGWGPRFLHSTGQYHKGGHQNGVFLQLTGASEARLDVPGRPYDLSTLQLAQALGDGQVLAERGRPVLRLHLTDRVAGLAQLVEAIQEDGT, from the coding sequence ATGACCGAGGTGATCTCCGTGGAGATCGTCCGCACACCGAACCAGGACCAGGTCGACACCGTCATCGGTGACCTGGTGCGGGATTCGGCGCCGAGCAAGCTGACCGCGGGGGACGCCACGCTGTGGGGCCCCGAGGCGGAGCCGGAGGCGTCGATCCGGCTGGCGTGGACAACCCTGCACGAGACGTCCCGCCCGCTGGTCGCGGAGATCACCGCGCTGCGCGACGAGCTGCTCGCCGACGGCGTGGACCGCGTGGTCCTCGCCGGCATGGGCGGCTCGTCGCTCGCGCCCGAGGTGATCACCGGCACGGCCGGCGTGCCGCTGGTCGTGCTCGACACCACCGACCCCGGCCAGGTGGCCGAGGCGTTGGCGGGCGATTTGCAGCGCACGGTCCTGGTGGTGTCGTCGAAGTCCGGCGGCACCGTCGAGACCGACAGCCACCGGCGGATCTTCGAGGCGGCGTTCGAGGCGGCCGGCATCGACCCGTCGTCGCGGATCGTCGTGGTGACGGACCCGGGCTCCCCGCTGGAGGCGGCGTCCGCGGAAGCGGGCTACCGCAGGGTGTTCCTGGCCGACCCGCACGTCGGCGGCCGGTACTCGGCGCTGACCGCGTTCGGCCTGGTGCCGTCGGGCCTGGCGGGCGCGGACGTCGGCAAGCTGCTGGACGAGGCGGCCTCGGCCGCGCCGCTGGTGTCGGCCGACTCGCCGGACAACCCGGCGGTCGTGCTGGCCGCCACGTTCGCCGTGGCGCACGCGCACGGCGCGGAGAAGATCGTGTTCGCCGACACCGGGTCCGGCATCGCCGGGCTCGGCGACTGGGCCGAGCAGCTGATCGCCGAGTCGACCGGCAAGAACGGCACCGGCCTGCTGCCGGTGGTGGTCGAGGGTCCGGGCGCGGCCGGTTTCGTGGACGCCCGCACGGACGCCACGACCGTCGCGATCGGACCGGCCACCGGCTCGTCCTCCATCGCGGTGGAGGGCTCGCTCGGCGCGCACTTCCTGCTGTGGGAGTACGCGACCGCGCTCGTGAGCCGCGTGCTGGAGATCAACCCGTTCGACCAGCCGGACGTCGAGGCGGCGAAGAAGGCGTCCCGGTCCTTGTTGGACGCGTCCGCCGCGTCCCCCGTGGACCCGGCCTTCGTGGACGGTCCGATCGAGGTCTACCCCAGCAAGGGCTGGCTGCCGGCGGACGTCAAGACGGTCGCCGAGGCGTTGCAGGCGCTCGTCGCCGCCGCGCCGCAGCACGGCTACCTGTCGGTGCAGGCCTACCTGGACCGGATCGACGACGCCTCGTTCGCCCTTGTTCGCCCCGAGTTGGCGCAGCGTTCGCACCTCCAGACCACCTTCGGGTGGGGGCCGCGCTTCCTGCACTCGACCGGCCAGTACCACAAGGGCGGTCACCAGAACGGCGTGTTCCTCCAGCTGACCGGCGCGTCCGAGGCGCGGCTCGACGTGCCGGGCAGGCCGTACGACCTCAGCACGTTGCAGCTGGCCCAGGCGTTGGGTGACGGTCAGGTGCTCGCCGAGCGGGGTCGTCCGGTGCTCCGCCTGCACCTGACCGACCGCGTCGCCGGGCTCGCGCAGCTCGTCGAGGCAATCCAGGAGGACGGCACGTGA
- the tal gene encoding transaldolase, with amino-acid sequence MTTNPLAALSDAGVSIWLDDLSRERLNTGNLAGLIADQHVVGVTTNPTIFAGALAKGTAYDEQVRELASRGADTDAAVREITTTDVRNACDVFRDIYNATEGVDGRVSIEVDPRLANDTEATVAEALDLAKAVDRPNLLVKIPATVEGLPAITRVIAEGISVNVTLIFSVERYKHVMEAFVAGLEQAKANGHDLRGIHSVASFFVSRVDSEIDKRLDALGTPAATGLRGKAAIANAILAYAAYQDTFTGERWEALAAAGARAQRPLWASTGVKDPQYSDTRYVDQLVVANTVNTMPEKTLHAAADHGKIEGDTVTGRAAQAQEVFDELVEVGIDLDDVFVVLETEGVDKFEKSWAELLETVTGQLNQAKG; translated from the coding sequence ATGACCACCAATCCACTGGCCGCGCTCAGCGACGCGGGCGTGTCGATCTGGCTGGACGACCTGTCGCGCGAGCGGCTGAACACCGGCAACCTGGCCGGCCTCATCGCCGACCAGCACGTCGTCGGCGTGACCACCAACCCGACGATCTTCGCCGGCGCCCTGGCCAAGGGCACCGCCTACGACGAGCAGGTCCGCGAGCTGGCCTCGCGCGGCGCCGACACCGACGCGGCGGTCCGCGAGATCACCACGACGGACGTGCGCAACGCGTGCGACGTGTTCCGCGATATCTACAACGCCACCGAGGGCGTCGACGGCCGGGTGTCGATCGAGGTCGACCCGCGGCTGGCGAACGACACCGAGGCCACCGTCGCCGAGGCGCTGGACCTGGCCAAGGCGGTCGACCGGCCGAACCTGCTGGTGAAGATCCCGGCCACGGTCGAGGGCCTGCCCGCGATCACCCGGGTGATCGCGGAGGGCATCAGCGTGAACGTGACGCTGATCTTCTCCGTCGAGCGCTACAAGCACGTGATGGAGGCGTTCGTCGCGGGCCTGGAGCAGGCCAAGGCCAACGGGCACGACCTGCGCGGCATCCACTCCGTGGCGTCGTTCTTCGTGTCCCGTGTGGACAGCGAGATCGACAAGCGGCTGGACGCGCTGGGCACCCCGGCGGCGACGGGGCTGCGCGGCAAGGCCGCCATCGCGAACGCGATCCTGGCCTACGCGGCGTACCAGGACACGTTCACCGGTGAGCGCTGGGAGGCGCTGGCCGCCGCCGGCGCCCGCGCGCAGCGTCCACTGTGGGCGTCCACCGGCGTGAAGGACCCGCAGTACTCCGACACGCGGTACGTGGATCAGCTCGTGGTTGCCAACACGGTCAACACGATGCCGGAGAAGACCCTGCACGCGGCCGCCGATCACGGCAAGATCGAGGGCGACACCGTGACCGGCCGTGCGGCTCAGGCGCAGGAGGTCTTCGACGAGCTGGTCGAGGTCGGCATCGACCTCGACGACGTGTTCGTCGTGCTGGAGACCGAAGGCGTCGACAAGTTCGAGAAGTCGTGGGCCGAACTGCTGGAGACGGTGACCGGACAGTTGAACCAGGCCAAGGGCTGA
- a CDS encoding HD family phosphohydrolase, with translation MSTVTSGVTARAISEVEHEVWRLCRDLAAKLQFHGWHHVSFVRDKAVHFARRNGSDVPLVEVAALVHDVNYMVRRNSLPVDGRRLRLDILTRAGVPEDIAARVDEIVEEAEMRTRHRDISLEAQALSDADTLFKALPVTPVVLAPKYLEENGITLKELAHKIVGEQRDKHDAGYYFYDPEAAATYSRWVSANLELWSCIVESLDDPMVNDLLSAVS, from the coding sequence ATGAGCACTGTCACGAGTGGTGTCACGGCGCGGGCGATCTCCGAGGTGGAGCACGAGGTGTGGCGACTGTGCCGCGACCTGGCCGCGAAACTCCAGTTCCACGGCTGGCACCACGTCAGCTTCGTCCGGGACAAGGCCGTCCACTTCGCCCGGCGGAACGGTTCGGACGTCCCGCTGGTCGAGGTGGCCGCACTGGTCCACGACGTCAACTACATGGTCCGACGCAACTCCCTACCAGTGGACGGCCGCCGCCTGAGGCTGGACATCCTGACCCGCGCGGGTGTGCCGGAAGACATCGCGGCCCGGGTCGACGAGATCGTGGAAGAAGCCGAAATGCGCACCCGCCACCGCGACATCTCGCTGGAGGCGCAGGCCCTGTCGGACGCCGACACCCTGTTCAAAGCCCTGCCGGTGACGCCGGTGGTCCTCGCGCCCAAGTACCTCGAAGAGAACGGGATCACGCTCAAAGAGCTGGCGCACAAGATCGTCGGCGAGCAGCGCGACAAGCACGACGCGGGCTACTACTTCTACGACCCGGAGGCGGCGGCCACCTACTCGCGGTGGGTCAGCGCCAACCTGGAGCTGTGGTCGTGCATCGTCGAGTCGCTGGACGACCCGATGGTGAACGACCTGCTGTCCGCGGTGTCCTAG
- the opcA gene encoding glucose-6-phosphate dehydrogenase assembly protein OpcA gives MIIDLPSTTTSQVNSKLVRLREEGGAVTLGRVLTLVIVTDDGTKTEEAIDAANDASREHPCRVIVVARGARKAAPRLDAQIRVGGDAGASEVIVLRLYGELANEGASCVVPLLLPDTPVVAWWPNESPAVPAEDPIGQLAQRRITDAAAEKNPIRALEQRPTSYRPGDTDLAWTRLTLWRAMLASAFDLPPHEKVTDAEVSGESDSPSTDLLAAWLAGCLKVPVKRAKATRGVGIVDVQLERRSGVVSLTRPDGKVGTLRQPGQPERRVALQRREVRDCLAEELRRLDPDEVYEAALRSLGKVVRGRPAPKAAAARKSASKPASKPASKPEAKPAAKTDAKPDGKVEAVSSAKPSARASSGKAKSGGTPDGQAKSAAPKSAAQKSAASKAAKVKAGS, from the coding sequence GTGATCATCGACCTGCCCTCGACGACCACGTCGCAAGTCAACAGCAAGCTCGTGCGGCTGCGCGAGGAAGGCGGCGCCGTCACCCTCGGGCGAGTGCTGACGCTGGTCATCGTGACCGACGACGGCACCAAGACCGAGGAGGCCATCGACGCGGCGAACGACGCCAGCCGTGAGCACCCGTGCCGGGTGATCGTGGTGGCGCGTGGCGCGCGCAAGGCCGCACCCCGGCTCGACGCGCAGATCCGCGTCGGCGGTGACGCGGGCGCGTCCGAGGTGATCGTGCTGCGGCTGTACGGCGAGCTGGCCAACGAGGGCGCTTCCTGCGTCGTGCCGCTGCTGCTGCCGGACACCCCGGTGGTGGCGTGGTGGCCGAACGAGTCGCCCGCCGTGCCCGCCGAAGACCCGATCGGTCAGCTCGCGCAGCGCCGGATCACCGACGCGGCGGCGGAGAAGAACCCGATCCGGGCGTTGGAGCAGCGGCCAACGTCCTACCGGCCGGGCGACACGGACTTGGCGTGGACGCGGCTGACGCTGTGGCGGGCCATGCTCGCGTCGGCGTTCGACCTGCCGCCGCACGAGAAGGTCACCGACGCCGAGGTGAGCGGGGAGAGCGACTCGCCGTCCACCGACCTGCTGGCCGCGTGGCTGGCGGGGTGCCTGAAGGTGCCGGTGAAGCGCGCGAAGGCCACCCGCGGCGTGGGCATCGTGGACGTGCAGTTGGAGCGGCGGTCCGGTGTGGTGTCGCTGACCCGGCCGGACGGGAAGGTCGGCACGTTGCGGCAGCCCGGCCAGCCGGAGCGGCGGGTCGCCTTGCAGCGCCGCGAGGTGCGGGACTGCCTGGCGGAGGAGCTGCGCCGGCTCGACCCGGACGAGGTGTACGAGGCGGCGTTGCGGTCGTTGGGCAAGGTCGTGCGCGGTAGGCCCGCGCCGAAGGCCGCCGCGGCCCGCAAGTCCGCTTCGAAGCCCGCGTCCAAGCCCGCTTCGAAGCCTGAAGCCAAGCCTGCAGCGAAGACGGACGCCAAGCCTGACGGCAAGGTGGAGGCGGTGTCTTCCGCGAAGCCGTCCGCTCGGGCATCGTCCGGCAAGGCGAAGTCCGGCGGCACGCCCGATGGTCAGGCGAAGTCCGCCGCACCGAAGTCCGCCGCCCAGAAGTCCGCCGCATCCAAGGCGGCCAAGGTCAAGGCGGGCTCGTGA
- a CDS encoding heme o synthase: MSAVTEAPARSPRQVVGAYVALTKPRVIELLLITTIPAMLLAARGLPPLWLIACTLAGGTLAAGSANALNCYVDADIDSIMKRTSARPLAKDTIPPRNALIFGIVLGIVSFGFLWLTTNLMSAVFAVATILFYIFVYTLVLKRRTSQNIIWGGMAGCMPVIIGWSAVTGTVAWPALVMFGVIFFWTPPHTWALAMKFKEDYARAGVPMLPVVATAQQVTRQIVIYSWITVVCTLLLAPVTSWIYVAVAAVSGLWFAVFAHRLHGVVRRGGSTNTMKFFHLSNLYLMLVFCGLAVDAVIGLPVLGWPF, from the coding sequence ATGAGTGCCGTCACCGAGGCTCCGGCGCGGTCGCCCCGGCAGGTCGTCGGCGCCTACGTCGCGCTGACCAAACCCAGGGTGATCGAGCTGCTGCTGATCACCACGATCCCGGCGATGCTGCTGGCCGCCCGCGGCCTCCCGCCGTTGTGGCTGATCGCGTGCACGCTGGCCGGCGGCACCCTGGCGGCGGGCTCGGCGAACGCGCTGAACTGCTACGTCGACGCCGACATCGACTCGATCATGAAGAGGACGAGCGCCCGGCCGTTGGCGAAGGACACCATCCCGCCGCGCAACGCGCTGATCTTCGGCATCGTGCTCGGAATCGTGTCGTTCGGGTTCCTGTGGCTGACCACGAACCTCATGTCGGCCGTGTTCGCCGTGGCCACGATCCTGTTCTACATCTTCGTCTACACGCTGGTGCTCAAGCGCCGGACGTCGCAGAACATCATCTGGGGCGGTATGGCCGGCTGCATGCCGGTGATCATCGGCTGGTCCGCGGTGACCGGCACCGTTGCGTGGCCCGCGCTGGTGATGTTCGGCGTGATCTTCTTCTGGACGCCGCCGCACACGTGGGCGCTCGCGATGAAGTTCAAGGAGGACTACGCGCGGGCGGGCGTGCCGATGCTGCCGGTGGTGGCGACGGCGCAGCAGGTCACCCGGCAGATCGTCATCTACTCGTGGATCACGGTCGTGTGCACGCTGCTGCTTGCTCCGGTGACTTCGTGGATCTACGTCGCCGTGGCCGCCGTGTCGGGCCTGTGGTTCGCCGTGTTCGCGCACCGGCTGCACGGGGTCGTGCGGCGTGGCGGGTCGACGAACACGATGAAGTTCTTCCACCTGTCGAACCTGTACTTGATGTTGGTTTTCTGCGGCCTCGCCGTGGACGCCGTGATCGGCCTCCCGGTCCTCGGCTGGCCCTTCTGA
- the zwf gene encoding glucose-6-phosphate dehydrogenase, producing the protein MTAPTKRNPLRDPRDKRMPRIAGPSGLVIFGVTGDLSRKKLMPAIYDLANRGLLPPGFALVGFARRDWADQDFMQVVHEAVKEHARTPFRQGVWDQLAEGIRFVQGTFDDDVAFDTLATTLADLDRDRGTGGNHAFYLSVPPSAFTTVVNQLKRAGLATPPTEHPGQWRRVVIEKPFGHDLASAKQLNKTVNEVFPEESVFRIDHYLGKETVQNILALRFANQLYEPIWNANYVDHVQITMAEDIGLGGRAGYYDGIGAARDVIQNHLLQLLALTAMEEPVSFRPSDLRAEKVKVLSATRPLAPFAETTARGQYTGGWQGGQKVPGLLEEGGFAQDSTTETYAAITCEVNTRRWAGVPFYLRTGKRLGRRVTEVAVVFKRAPHLPFDDTATEELGQNALVVRVQPDEGVTIRFGSKVPGNTMEVRDVTMDFGYGHAFTESSPEAYERLLLDVLLGEPSLFPKNDEVELSWEILDPVLRHWGADGAPEKYKAGTWGPTSANDMLARTGRHWRRP; encoded by the coding sequence ATGACTGCGCCTACTAAGCGCAACCCACTGCGCGATCCGCGGGACAAGCGGATGCCGCGCATCGCCGGGCCTTCCGGCTTGGTGATCTTCGGCGTGACGGGTGACCTGTCGCGCAAGAAGCTGATGCCCGCGATCTACGACCTGGCCAACCGCGGCCTGCTGCCGCCGGGCTTCGCGCTCGTCGGCTTCGCCCGCCGCGACTGGGCCGACCAGGACTTCATGCAGGTCGTGCACGAAGCCGTCAAGGAGCACGCGCGCACGCCGTTCCGGCAGGGCGTCTGGGACCAGCTCGCCGAGGGCATCCGGTTCGTCCAGGGCACGTTCGACGACGACGTCGCGTTCGACACCCTGGCCACGACGCTCGCCGACCTGGACCGCGACCGCGGCACCGGCGGCAACCACGCGTTCTACCTGTCGGTGCCGCCCAGCGCGTTCACCACCGTGGTCAACCAGCTCAAGCGCGCGGGCCTCGCCACGCCGCCCACCGAGCACCCCGGCCAGTGGCGCCGGGTGGTCATCGAGAAGCCGTTCGGCCACGACCTGGCCAGCGCCAAGCAGCTCAACAAGACGGTGAACGAGGTCTTCCCCGAGGAGTCGGTGTTCCGCATCGACCACTACCTCGGCAAGGAGACGGTGCAGAACATCCTGGCGCTGCGCTTCGCGAACCAGCTCTACGAGCCCATCTGGAACGCCAACTACGTCGACCACGTGCAGATCACCATGGCCGAGGACATCGGTCTCGGCGGTCGCGCGGGCTACTACGACGGCATCGGCGCGGCCCGTGACGTGATCCAGAACCACCTGCTCCAGCTGCTCGCGCTGACCGCGATGGAGGAGCCGGTGTCGTTCCGGCCGAGCGACCTGCGCGCCGAGAAGGTGAAGGTGCTGTCGGCGACGCGCCCGCTGGCGCCGTTCGCCGAGACCACCGCGCGCGGCCAGTACACGGGTGGCTGGCAGGGCGGGCAGAAGGTGCCCGGCCTGCTGGAGGAAGGCGGCTTCGCGCAGGACTCGACCACCGAGACCTACGCGGCCATCACCTGCGAGGTGAACACCCGCCGCTGGGCGGGCGTGCCGTTCTACCTGCGCACCGGCAAGCGGCTCGGCCGCCGCGTCACCGAGGTGGCCGTGGTGTTCAAGCGCGCGCCGCACCTCCCGTTCGACGACACCGCCACCGAGGAGCTGGGGCAGAACGCCCTGGTGGTGCGGGTGCAGCCGGACGAGGGCGTGACCATCAGGTTCGGCTCCAAGGTGCCCGGCAACACCATGGAGGTCCGGGACGTCACGATGGACTTCGGCTACGGCCACGCGTTCACCGAGTCGTCGCCCGAGGCCTACGAGCGGCTGCTGCTCGACGTGCTGCTCGGCGAGCCGTCGCTGTTCCCGAAGAACGACGAGGTCGAGCTGTCCTGGGAGATCCTGGACCCGGTCCTCAGGCACTGGGGCGCCGACGGCGCGCCGGAGAAGTACAAGGCGGGCACGTGGGGGCCGACGTCGGCGAACGACATGCTGGCCCGCACCGGCAGGCACTGGAGGCGTCCGTGA